The following DNA comes from Chryseobacterium gallinarum.
TAATGGTATCCACTAAAGGATTTTCCGGTGCCAATACCATAAAGGTTGCTCCAAAGATCGTGTCAGGTCTTGTGGTAAAAACCTCAACGGTTTCGTCATGTCCATCTACCTGGAACTGAACCTGCGCACCCTGGGATTTTCCGATCCAGTATTCCTGGGAGTCCTTCAACGGCTGTGGCCAGTCTAATGTAGAAAGTCCCTGCAATAATCTTTCGGAATAGGCAGAGATTCTCATGCTCCACTGCATCATTTTCTTCTGAAATACCGGAAACCCTCCTCTTTCAGATTTTCCGTCTTTTACTTCATCGTTTGCCAAAACCGTTCCTAGGGCAGGACACCAGTTTACAGTAGTTTCTGCTCTGTAAGCAAGACGATAGTTTAATAAGATATCTTCTTTATCAAGATCCGAAGCATTTTTCCATTCTTCTGCAGTGAAATTCAGCTCATCGTTCTGGTTGGCATTTAATCCTTCTGTTCCTTTTTCTTCAAAATGTCTGATCAGGGTATCAATCGCTTCTGCCTTATCGGTATTTTTATTATACCAGGAATGATACAACTGGATAAAGATCCATTGTGTCCATTTGTAATACGAAGCATCTGAAGTTCTTACTTCCCTGCTCCAGTCGAACGAAAATCCGATTTTCCTTAATTGTTCTTCGTATCGGTTAATATTTTGTTCTGTAGTAATGGCAGGATGCTGTCCGGTCTGGATGGCATACTGCTCAGCAGGAAGTCCGAAGCTGTCATATCCTACCGGATGGAGGACATTAAACCCCTGATGTCTTTTATACCTTGCATAAATGTCCGACGCAATATATCCCAGTGGGTGACCTACGTGAAGCCCTGCTCCGGATGGGTACGGAAACATATCGAGTACATAAAATTTAGGTTTATCTGTGTTGTTGGAGGTTTTATAGGTTTGATTATCCTCCCAATACTTCTGCCACTTTTTTTCTATCTGCTGATGATCGTAAAACACTTTATATATAGATTGTTATATGTTAGACTTTTAATATTGTTCTCTCTTTTAAAACAAGGTTCACAAAAATAATGATTTTAAAAGAAATGGAAATTTTAATTTATGATGAATTCTTATTTACTATTTAATAAAAAAATCTCATCCGGGGATGAGACTAATTTTTATATCCTGAAGTATACTGATTACTGAGGAATTCTCTTGAAAGTATACGTCCTTGTTTTGAATACAGTCGGATCCTGGGTCTCTTCTCTTACTGCCAGGTTGAGGGTTGTAGCATCCAGGGTAATCACTTTTGCATTTACCGGTTCTACGATACCCTGATATTTCATTTGTACAGACTTTCCGCCTTTATCATAAATATAGGTAAAGTTTTTATCAGGTAAAGGATTACATTGTCCGGCAACGGTTCCCTCTTCAACCTCAGATTTTTTCCCGGAAGCATCTGCATTGAACCTCCATCTGGATTGTTTCTGGCATTCCGTATAGGTAATCAGGTCGGAAACGGGATCTTCACCTGTTTCCACTGTAGTAACAACTTCTTTCAACGGTTGCCAGACTCCTACAAGAGGGGCTTCCATGACATCATCATTACTACTGGTACATCCGGTAGCCACAAATAATGATAAACCTGCAAATAGTAATGTTAATTTCTTCATAGATCAATTTTTTCAAGGGCTAAAATTATAATTTTTTTGATTTATAACACTATTTTTTGTGAAAAATTATTCCATCAACCTTTATTTATATATTTTTTAAAATACCCGGGGAGCATTTTGCTCCTATTTAACAAATATGAACAGGATAAAAACCCTCTGTTTTATTAAAAAAGTTATTTTTGTAGAAAAAACAAATGCAGGATATAACGAAAAACAATTTTGACTTCATCCGTGTTCTCCTTGCTTTCATTGTCTTTGTAGGACATTTGGGAGCATTAAGCCAAGCAGACCAGCTCCATTTTCTAACTTATAGCCCTGTGGAAGTCGCCGTTTTCTCGTTTTTTATCGTCAGCGGTTTTCTTATTGCCAGAAGCTATGAGCGATCTTCAAGTTTAAAAAGCTATGCAAAAAAGAGATTTAACCGGATTGTTCCTGCTTATTTACTGGTTGTGTTTCTCTGCACCACACTCTTGAGTTTGGTAAGCACTTTATCTTTCTCTGAATATTTCAGCAATACACAGGTTTACAAATACTGGTTCTGGAATTCCCTTTTCCTGAATTTTAAAGCACCGTGGCTGCCTGGAGTGTTCGGTAATCAGGCTGTAAATGGTGCATTATGGACCCTCAAAATAGAAATGTGCTTTTATATTGCGGTTCCATTCATGTTCTTATTATTCGGAAAGAAAAACAAATACAGAAATACCAGTCTTATTGTATTGTATTTTCTATCCTTATTATTCCTTAATTATTTTGAAATGACCGGCAGGACTGCCATCTCAAGGCAATTACCCGGATCATTATGTTATTTTATCGGGGGAATGCTTCTGTATTTTAATTTTGATAAATTTATTCAACATAAGCATGGTCTTTTTATAATTGCCATACTGACGGTGTGGATTGATCTTATTCTTAAAATAAAGCTATTTTCTCCGATGATGATCAGTATTATCGTTTTATATATTGCTTATTCATTCAGGTTTCTCAATAACTTTGGAAAATACGGTGACTTTACGTATGGAATTTATATTTTCCATTTCCCTATAATCCGTATATTCCAGACATTAGGATTTTT
Coding sequences within:
- a CDS encoding acyltransferase family protein; the encoded protein is MQDITKNNFDFIRVLLAFIVFVGHLGALSQADQLHFLTYSPVEVAVFSFFIVSGFLIARSYERSSSLKSYAKKRFNRIVPAYLLVVFLCTTLLSLVSTLSFSEYFSNTQVYKYWFWNSLFLNFKAPWLPGVFGNQAVNGALWTLKIEMCFYIAVPFMFLLFGKKNKYRNTSLIVLYFLSLLFLNYFEMTGRTAISRQLPGSLCYFIGGMLLYFNFDKFIQHKHGLFIIAILTVWIDLILKIKLFSPMMISIIVLYIAYSFRFLNNFGKYGDFTYGIYIFHFPIIRIFQTLGFFEDYNPYVMSFICMFTVIGVGIASWHFYEKRFL
- a CDS encoding lipocalin-like domain-containing protein, with amino-acid sequence MKKLTLLFAGLSLFVATGCTSSNDDVMEAPLVGVWQPLKEVVTTVETGEDPVSDLITYTECQKQSRWRFNADASGKKSEVEEGTVAGQCNPLPDKNFTYIYDKGGKSVQMKYQGIVEPVNAKVITLDATTLNLAVREETQDPTVFKTRTYTFKRIPQ